From the genome of Bacteroidota bacterium:
GAATACGCAGTGTGGTTGATGGATTAAAAGGATTGGGATAAGCCTGCATTATTTCATAAACTGTCGGAACGGTTTTCTTTGCATCAATCTCAGTAACAATAACACCACCACCATTCCATCCGATACAGGTATCACAAAGTTTCTGTCCTTTTTCCAGCGCAAGAAAAGCAGTCCAATAAGTAAGAATCCTATTTTGTAAACTTAATTCTATTGCTTGGTCATTTCGAGTGTAATAGTAATTTGAGAATTGACTCAGCAATTGATTCGCCCATACTTTGTTGAGATTACTATCAGCCGGAATAAAATCAGTATCGTTCATGACAATTTTTTTACTGTATAATTTCCCATTATAGAAACCGGTCATATCAATATACAGAGGGAAATTTCCAATAAATTTTCCAACTTGAGAAACTGAACTTAGCACTTTAACATTATTTGTTAAACCAGTATTAAAATAATTCTGATAGGTAAATCCATCCTGCAAATAAACACTCATATTAAAATATTCTATCTGCCAGCGTAAATTTTCCATTATTATCCCAACATAGTAATCATGTTCAGTATAGTTTGAATAATTCCGCACTTTATACGTTGATCCTGAATATTTTGATGCTAATTGTGAATAGAGATAACTATTTCCATAATAATAGTAGTTTGGCAGATAATAATATTTCGCACTGTCATTATTGTCAATTGAATAAAACTTAACTTTTGATGGTGCAATTTTCGTTAATGAATCGACCAGTGCATTTGCAGTTCCTATCGTAGAATATTCATCAGATGACGCCAGAAGTATAACAGCATGAGCGTTCACTTTTTTTGCAAATGAAAAACCTTCCAATAACAATCCGGATAAATTTACAGTATCGAGAATGGAATTGATGTTCACACTTGTAGCAAAAACATTTGCAATTGTTGCTGAGTCAATCGGAAGCCATGAAGTATTCAAATATTTCAGTGATTTTTTTGCTGCAAATATGATATTGAATGAATCCTTAGCGGTAAATTTTGTTAAGAGGCTTTTTTTGATCTGATCGATGAGTTTAATTTTTGTATATCCCGGAAGGACATTTGTTGAATCAAAATCAACTAAGAAAAGAATGTTTTTGCCCGGATTAATCCCTAATGACGTTAATGGATCAACGACAAAACGATATGTTCCCTCATTCCCCTTTTGGTATTTCTCGCCATAATTTGCGATGGAATTATTTTTTCTTTGAAATACGATATCAAGCTGGGAGGTGGCAGCGATAGAGTCACGCGGAATATCACACTGTAACACATTCCCAAATGTAGTATCGTTTGTTAATGAGAATTGGAAGGATGTATTTCCTTTCATGGAAGGTGATTTCCACAGTGGATGTTCTTTAAGAAAGATAGAAAATGGTTTTTCTTTGTACGGTGCAGATGCTTTCAATAACCAAATGGGAAGCGATACCTTTCCAGAAGAATCGTTGATGTTCAAAGGAGATGAATACGTTATCTTAATCTTCCTTTTTCCGGGCACCGTAAATGGAAAAACATTTAATTGGTAATAATCACCGTATGTCTTTGTAAGAAGCGCGGGGTCTTTTCGCGCTCCAACAATATTGTTATATGTCGCTTGAGCTTTAAATCGATCTGCCAACAACGCCACAGAAGTATCCCCGTCGATCCAAAGCCATAGGTCTGCAATAAAACTCTGTTGAGGTAAACTAAAGTATGCACGAATCTCAAGACTATCCGTTGTTGGAATACCAGTGTACGCTTTTGTAGAAAAAGTGAGATAGAGATCTGTTTTTAGATGACTTCCTGAAACTTCACAGTATGCTGTCGCATCTTCAATCGTTCCCTGAAACCACATTGAGTTGTTGCGAGGATTATTAAACGATATTGAAGCATATTGTGCAGAAAGTGTAGCGGAATATATAATAACTGCAATTATTATTGAAAAAAATGTTTTCATAAAACCTCCGTGAGGTTTGAAAGGATCAACTCATTGTGAGCATCCTCTCGATCGGTTTGCGGGCTCGTTCGAGTAGGTCAGAACTCATTTCAATTTGCGGATGCATGTTTTTCATACAGAGATACAACTTTTCGAGTGTATTGCGTTTCATATGGGGGCATTCGTTGCATGCACAGTTCGCTTCAGGCGGCAGTGGCAGAAATGTCTTCCCTGTCGTGCTTTTTTCCATTTGGTGGACAATGCCGAATTCCGTCCCTACAATAAACTTGGTTTGAGGAGATGTCTGGACATATTTCAACAACATGCTGGTGGATCCGACAAATTTTGCTCTGGCTAATATATGGTCTTCACATTCAGGATGTGCTATCAATTCCGCATCGGGGTGTTCCATCTGCAACCCAATCAATTTTCGTTCGCTGAACGTCTCATGGACAATGCAACTGCCGTTCCACAATAACATATTTCGCCCGGTCTTTTTATTGATAAATGCTCCAAGATTTCTATCCGGAGAAAAAAGAATCGGCTGATCTTTCGGGATTTGATTGACAATTTTTTCTGCATTGCTTGAAGTGCATATGATATCACTCAGTGCTTTCACTTCTGCGCTGCAATTGATATAGGTAATTGCAAGATGGTCGGGATGTTCTTCTCGAAATTTTTTAAATGCAGCTGGCGGAGTTCCATCGGATAGTGAACAGCCTGCGAGCAAATCTGGTAACAGTACCGGTTTATGCGGGTTAAGGATCTTGGCTGTCTCCGCCATAAAGTGGACACCGCAAAAGACGATGACATCTGCAGTAGTCGAAGCAGCTTTGCGGGAAAGTTCTAAACTATCCCCGACAAAATCTGCCAAATCTTGGATTGGCGATTCCTGATAATAGTGTGCAAGAATTACAGCGTTAAGATCTTTTTTAAGAGAAAGGATTCCGTTTTCAAGTTCTTGTGGTGTCATACAGTTGAAACGTACTGACATTTTCCTCGAATTACAAGACTCCTTTAATAATGTGCGGACTTAATTCGATCTACCTGTTCTTTAATCGCTTCAATCACTTGTTCAACGGTGATGGATGTAATTTTTTTATCTTCCGCTCGCACGGCAACATGGCGTTCATGAGGTGGTTTCCACACAGCAGGGTCATTAAGACTATGGAAGGAAACGGTCGGTACACGCATGGCTGATGCAATATGAAGTGTTCCCGTGTCGTTGCATAGAAAGAGATTCATCTTGTGAATGAATGCTGCCGAGACACGCAACGGCATCAGAGGAGCCGAAATAACTTTTGTTTTCAGCATACGCACCAATTCATCACGCATTTTTACTTCATTCGGTCCGACAATGAGCACAACTTCCATTTCATGAGTAGATTTCATCCAATCAATTACTTTCGCAAGTTTCGCCAGCGGAAACCGGCGAGTTTCATCCAGCGTTCCGAAATGCACTCCCACTGTAATTGCGGCGCCAATTTTCAATCCGTAATGGACCTTTTCCGCTTCTACTCGATCATCATCGTCAATCATAAGGTCATACTCTAGACCATTAGGCTGCACTCCGATAGCACGCACGATATCAAGATTATGTTCGATCTCCAATTGGATCTTCGGCGACCGCGGAGTTAACACATTATAAATTTTTTCCGGGAGATCCGGATCGAGTTTTAAATGGTTCGGGCCGATAATATATTTTGCTTTGCTAAATATGGCGATGAGATCCGATGAGACAGAACGAGAGACAGTGTTCAGGACAATTGCGCAATCATATCCGCCATCCCTGCGCAGTTGATCAAAAAAGAATCGGAACATTTGAAAGTTCCATTTTTTAAATTTTTCGTAGAAGACAATAATTTCATCAACATTATGATTATCCCACATCAGCGGGGCAGTATACTCTCGAACAACAATTCCGATATACGCATCCGGAAACCGATTCCGCACCGCACGAATTGTCGGTGTGGAAATTAAAAGATCGCCTAATTGATCGTGCTGTCGTACGATTAAAATTCGTTTCAAACGGCTAATGGGAAGTTCGCGGGGAGAAATTTTTCGATCGGATCGGAACAATCCGATAATTTGAAGAAGTAGTCGTTTGAGCAATCGTTCAATAGTGTTCATTGTTTTTCCTTGATCTCTTCGTATGGAATATCTTCAATGTTTTTCTTTCCATGATACGACGGGTCCATCTTACGATTTAAAACGTCCCGATTTGGAGTCATCAACAAACGAATATACCGAATCATTTGACCAACAATCTTCCCAACGATAAAAATAACGATCATCCATATAATAAAACGGAGCATCATGACTTTCCGCGTGTTTTCGGATTATAATATTCCACTGGCGCTTTGTCTTTCCTGAGAATCTGTTCCAGCAAGTCCTCAAAATCTTCCGGTTCACTCACAAAATCTATTTCTGTAGAATTAATGATCAGCAACGGCGCAGTCTTGTATCGAAAAAAGAAATAGTTATACGCTTCGTTCAGGTCTTTGATATATTCATTAGACATGTTCTCTTCGAAGCTTCTTCCCCGTTTTTTGATGTTTCCCATCAGTCGATCTGTACTGGATTGGAGATACACAACAAGATCCGGTGTCGGAACATTTTTCTCGATAGTCGTCACGAGCGTTTCATAGAGTTTCAGCTCATCATCCTGTAGTGTAAGGTACGCAAAGATCTTGTCCTTATCGAAAATATAATCGGAAACCAGGTAATTATAGAATAAATCTCCCTGGAACAATTCTTGCTGCTGTTTATACCGGCTTAAAAGAAAAAAAATCTGTGTTTGAAATGCGTAATGATCGGGATCTTCGTAGAATTTTTCCAGGAATGGATTCTCTTCAAACTTTTCGAGAACCAATTTTGCTTGAAGTCGTTCTGTGATCATTTTTGCAAGGGTGGTTTTCCCTGCTCCAATAACCCCTTCGATGGCGATATATCGTATATCAGACGGTCGGGTTTGTAATTGAATCATTGATCAATGCAAAAAGTTGGGATGTGTGCATTTCTGAATACTCCACACCGTGATTATCGGTCGTTTCATTATTTAATTCTTCGATTGATTTCTGCGCAATCGGATGAAGCACCATCGGTGCAATCTCGGACAACGGCTGCAAAACAAATTTTCTGTTCACCATTTCTGCGTGTGGAATCCTGATGGCATCGCTGTTCAGAATTAATCCATCAAATAATAACAAATCGATATCGATTTCTCTGGGACCCCATCGTTCGGATTCTGTGCGGCCGATTTCTTTTTCCAGCCACTTCATTTTTTTGTGAAACTCTTCCACCGTAAGATCTGTGCGAACGGAAATGGCAAGATTTAAAAATTCCTTTTGCGGAACATTCCCGACCGGTTCGGTTTGATAGACATCCGATACCGCATCAACCACTGTCTTATCGAAATCGGCTATTCCCCGGATTGCAGCGGCAATAAACTCGACCCTGTTCCCCACATTAGATCCGAGACCGAGGTATAGTGAATGTTTCATAGATTATCGCACTGTTTCAATTTGCACTTCAATAGTGTCTACAACGCCATGAATTGGTGCCCCCGGTTTACGCACACGAACAATCACTTTTTGCACCTGAATGAATGCTGCTATGATGCCGGATCCGATAGTATACGCGAGCGCTTCAATTAAATAATATTTTTTTTCCGTCACTATCTTCTTCATCAACGAATAAACTTTTTCATAATTTACGGTCTCGTTCAAATCATCCGTCAATTTTGCCTTGGTAAGATCACAGTACAATTCCACATCAATCTCAAACTTTCCTCCTAGAGTCTGTTCATCCGTCAACGCACCATGGTATGCGTAGAAGACTGCGTTATGAAGTTTGATGATGTCGAAAGTTTTCATGATGATTGAATATATTGAAGGGTGATGCGATAATCAATCTGCATTGATGATAACTTTTTTATAGGGAAACAGCACAGATCGCTTTTTTCCATTACTCATCCCTTCAATCTCTGCGATCAGTGAATCTGGCGGAACAAACCGATAGATGATTCTTTGAGGAAAATCATGTTTGAGATTTTCAAAAAGCGCGCTTGTTGAGTCTAATTTTACCAGCTTAAACGACGCACCTTTTTGGCGTAATGGCTTTGCGCGATAGGAGATCTCTCCGGCTGCATCTTGATCGATCACAATTGATTCCTGTTCAACGATGTTGTTATTTTTTTTGGTATTACTGCTCCCTTCCATTCTATTCTTCACTACCGATGTCCAATTTTCTTCCGTGACCCTATCCCCTTTTTCCATTCTCCAAAGACCGGAGAGCCAAGAGAGATGGGACACTGAATTTTTTTGTTGTGAAAAACAAAAGGAATAACAAAAGAACAGAAGGATGATGCTTTTCATTGTATTTTCTCACACGCAATATTCATTCGACGAGCTACTGTCTCTTTCCCGAGTACTTCGGCCATATGAAACAATGAGGGACCATTGGAAACTCCAGAAAGTGCAAGTCTCATAGGATGGATCAGTTTTCCGGCACCAACCTGTAGTTCCTCTGCCGTTGAACGGAGTGCCAATTCAACGGAAGCAGCATCAAATTTCTCCAGCAGAGCAAACTTTTCTAATAATTTTGCGATATGTGCAGATGATTCCGGCTTCCAATTCTTCGTCTTTGCCGTTTCGTCATATGCTGTCGGTTCTTCAAAGAAATATGTAGCTGCATTCACAAAGTCTGAAAGAACAACGACCCGCTCCTTCATCAATCCGATAACATGCATGATGTATTCATCCGAGAATGTCTTCCACCCTTTTTCAAGGATCAGTGGTTTTACGAGAGGAAGTAATTCAGCATCGGATTTCAACTTCATATGCTGCTGATTCATCCAATTTAATTTTTCAATGTTGAATACTGCACCGGCTTTCCCCACGCGCTCCAGAGTAAACTCTTTAACAAGATCTTGTAATGAAAAAATTTCTCGTTCATCGCCGGGATTCCAGCCAAGGAAAGCGACAAAATTCACAAGCGCTTCCTTCAAATATCCCTTCATCTGATAATCCTCTACTGCAACATCACCCTGGCGTTTGCTTAATTTTGATTTGTCCGGATTCAATAATAATGGAAGGTGCGCAAATTTGGGAATAGACCATCCGAAGTATTGATATAGCAAAATGTGTTTTGGAGTGCTTGGAAGCCATTCTTCTCCGCGAATCACGTGGCTTATTTCCATCGTATGGTCATCAACTACAACAGCGAGATGGTATGTCGGGAATCCGTCAGATTTCAATAACACCTGATCATCAATGGTCTCTAATGCAAATGTAACATCTCCTCGAATCTCATCGTGGAAATTCAATTCACCGCCGTCAGGAATTTTCATTCTCACGACATTTGGTTCACCGGCAAGAACTCTTTTTTTCGCTTCATCCAACGAAATATTTCTACAATGCCGGTCATACATTGTCGCTCCATTGGCACGCAATTGTTCTAACCGCTCCGACGAACAGAAGCAGTGATATGCTTTCCCATTCTCCAACAATTGTTGAACATGTTCGTGATATATCTTCAGTCGTTGAGATTGAATATACGGTCCATGATTTCCCTCTTTTCCCGGACCTTCGTCAAAATTGACTCCAGCCCATTGCAACGCTTCGATCAATTTCTCCGTTGCTCCATCCACTTTGCGGGATTGATCGGTGTCTTCAA
Proteins encoded in this window:
- a CDS encoding glycosyltransferase family 9 protein, giving the protein MNTIERLLKRLLLQIIGLFRSDRKISPRELPISRLKRILIVRQHDQLGDLLISTPTIRAVRNRFPDAYIGIVVREYTAPLMWDNHNVDEIIVFYEKFKKWNFQMFRFFFDQLRRDGGYDCAIVLNTVSRSVSSDLIAIFSKAKYIIGPNHLKLDPDLPEKIYNVLTPRSPKIQLEIEHNLDIVRAIGVQPNGLEYDLMIDDDDRVEAEKVHYGLKIGAAITVGVHFGTLDETRRFPLAKLAKVIDWMKSTHEMEVVLIVGPNEVKMRDELVRMLKTKVISAPLMPLRVSAAFIHKMNLFLCNDTGTLHIASAMRVPTVSFHSLNDPAVWKPPHERHVAVRAEDKKITSITVEQVIEAIKEQVDRIKSAHY
- the nadA gene encoding quinolinate synthase NadA — protein: MTPQELENGILSLKKDLNAVILAHYYQESPIQDLADFVGDSLELSRKAASTTADVIVFCGVHFMAETAKILNPHKPVLLPDLLAGCSLSDGTPPAAFKKFREEHPDHLAITYINCSAEVKALSDIICTSSNAEKIVNQIPKDQPILFSPDRNLGAFINKKTGRNMLLWNGSCIVHETFSERKLIGLQMEHPDAELIAHPECEDHILARAKFVGSTSMLLKYVQTSPQTKFIVGTEFGIVHQMEKSTTGKTFLPLPPEANCACNECPHMKRNTLEKLYLCMKNMHPQIEMSSDLLERARKPIERMLTMS
- a CDS encoding deoxynucleoside kinase, yielding MIQLQTRPSDIRYIAIEGVIGAGKTTLAKMITERLQAKLVLEKFEENPFLEKFYEDPDHYAFQTQIFFLLSRYKQQQELFQGDLFYNYLVSDYIFDKDKIFAYLTLQDDELKLYETLVTTIEKNVPTPDLVVYLQSSTDRLMGNIKKRGRSFEENMSNEYIKDLNEAYNYFFFRYKTAPLLIINSTEIDFVSEPEDFEDLLEQILRKDKAPVEYYNPKTRGKS
- the gltX gene encoding glutamate--tRNA ligase, with protein sequence MSVRTRFAPSPTGYLHVGGLRTALYAYLFAKQHHGTFILRIEDTDQSRKVDGATEKLIEALQWAGVNFDEGPGKEGNHGPYIQSQRLKIYHEHVQQLLENGKAYHCFCSSERLEQLRANGATMYDRHCRNISLDEAKKRVLAGEPNVVRMKIPDGGELNFHDEIRGDVTFALETIDDQVLLKSDGFPTYHLAVVVDDHTMEISHVIRGEEWLPSTPKHILLYQYFGWSIPKFAHLPLLLNPDKSKLSKRQGDVAVEDYQMKGYLKEALVNFVAFLGWNPGDEREIFSLQDLVKEFTLERVGKAGAVFNIEKLNWMNQQHMKLKSDAELLPLVKPLILEKGWKTFSDEYIMHVIGLMKERVVVLSDFVNAATYFFEEPTAYDETAKTKNWKPESSAHIAKLLEKFALLEKFDAASVELALRSTAEELQVGAGKLIHPMRLALSGVSNGPSLFHMAEVLGKETVARRMNIACEKIQ
- a CDS encoding T9SS type A sorting domain-containing protein, which encodes MKTFFSIIIAVIIYSATLSAQYASISFNNPRNNSMWFQGTIEDATAYCEVSGSHLKTDLYLTFSTKAYTGIPTTDSLEIRAYFSLPQQSFIADLWLWIDGDTSVALLADRFKAQATYNNIVGARKDPALLTKTYGDYYQLNVFPFTVPGKRKIKITYSSPLNINDSSGKVSLPIWLLKASAPYKEKPFSIFLKEHPLWKSPSMKGNTSFQFSLTNDTTFGNVLQCDIPRDSIAATSQLDIVFQRKNNSIANYGEKYQKGNEGTYRFVVDPLTSLGINPGKNILFLVDFDSTNVLPGYTKIKLIDQIKKSLLTKFTAKDSFNIIFAAKKSLKYLNTSWLPIDSATIANVFATSVNINSILDTVNLSGLLLEGFSFAKKVNAHAVILLASSDEYSTIGTANALVDSLTKIAPSKVKFYSIDNNDSAKYYYLPNYYYYGNSYLYSQLASKYSGSTYKVRNYSNYTEHDYYVGIIMENLRWQIEYFNMSVYLQDGFTYQNYFNTGLTNNVKVLSSVSQVGKFIGNFPLYIDMTGFYNGKLYSKKIVMNDTDFIPADSNLNKVWANQLLSQFSNYYYTRNDQAIELSLQNRILTYWTAFLALEKGQKLCDTCIGWNGGGVIVTEIDAKKTVPTVYEIMQAYPNPFNPSTTLRIRLPQQTVAKNVSLKIFNILGQVVKSFDVSNLSDRQDNNIVWNGRDENNIAVSTGVYLAVITTPQKRYSLKLMLLK
- the folK gene encoding 2-amino-4-hydroxy-6-hydroxymethyldihydropteridine diphosphokinase, producing MKHSLYLGLGSNVGNRVEFIAAAIRGIADFDKTVVDAVSDVYQTEPVGNVPQKEFLNLAISVRTDLTVEEFHKKMKWLEKEIGRTESERWGPREIDIDLLLFDGLILNSDAIRIPHAEMVNRKFVLQPLSEIAPMVLHPIAQKSIEELNNETTDNHGVEYSEMHTSQLFALINDSITNPTV
- a CDS encoding DUF6265 family protein, with the translated sequence MSHLSWLSGLWRMEKGDRVTEENWTSVVKNRMEGSSNTKKNNNIVEQESIVIDQDAAGEISYRAKPLRQKGASFKLVKLDSTSALFENLKHDFPQRIIYRFVPPDSLIAEIEGMSNGKKRSVLFPYKKVIINAD
- the folB gene encoding dihydroneopterin aldolase; its protein translation is MKTFDIIKLHNAVFYAYHGALTDEQTLGGKFEIDVELYCDLTKAKLTDDLNETVNYEKVYSLMKKIVTEKKYYLIEALAYTIGSGIIAAFIQVQKVIVRVRKPGAPIHGVVDTIEVQIETVR